TCATTTTGAATGATAAACATTCTCACATTTCTTTCTTTGTCCAGGGACCTAATATTGTGGCCATCGTTGTACCAACTGTGGTGCTGGGCCTGCTGGCTATTTTGACGGCGGTTCTGGTGTTTCTGTTCTGCGTGGTGAAAAAGAAGAGACAGACAGAGGGCACGTATCGACCCAGCGCAGAGGAGCAGACGGGAGCCAGAAGTGTAGAAGCGCCAGACGCCCTCAAACTACCCAAAGAGGAAAGACTGATTTGACGCAGTGGTTTATGTCTAACCCGCAGCACGTGATAATGGTGACTCAATCCCTAAACGGATAAACATTAACCAAAACACACTGAAGGCACAATGTCCAAACTTAGCCATGTGTTGTGGCTAAACAAAGTGAGTTTGACTACTATATGAAACTTGAAGGAATTCATATCTTCTACTCTCAACATATTTTAACACGCCTTTGACAATCATATTTTTAGATTGGCTTTTCTCAGAATGCACATTTTATGCTGTGCTTACTGTTGCTTTACACACTTAAACGCTGATGTTTGTGTGTGGTGATATTTTTTAAAGGTGGAGTGTGCCGTTTCTGCCCCTAGTGGCACAAAAAGGAATTGAAATCTGTTTGTTTTTGCATCTAGGAGTTTAACAGCATCAGCTCAACCAGTGGGGGGAGTTTGGGGACATGACTATCTGTCTATCTGACTAATAATTTtaccatcattttttttaaagaccattatttttgcttttatgtTTGCTGGTGTTAGATATTGCACACTTCACCTTCCAatatacacagtgctcagcataaaagagtacaccccatttcgaaaatgaatatttttatccattttcagtgaacaaaactgatttatcaaacagaaacatttatcaaaataatattttagatacaGAACATCTTTATGAAtgtaaagataatacatttaaattgatgcaaatattgcaaaaataagttACAAATTACAACATTTCTGcaaacttttatatattttttgtttctttagttttttgctattgttgaaaaatgtgtttaatatttttcccctACAAAAGTTTGGGATACtcattttggaccgttatcataagttattttgttagatatgctccagatttggcttcagcactgactgAACTAATGTATATGATGGAAAATATTCATGTAAATGAGAGATccgtgaggggtgtacttatatatgctgagcactgtatttatttacaggtgaaggcaaaattattagcattCCTGTGAAGcttttaattctgtttttttttttttttttttttaatatttcccaagtgtggttaaatgtaattaaatttttaaacaaaataaggcctatcatacacccgccacaataaggtgcaagaccggtttgcgccatgttgtttaaatggcaaatccatttgtgccactttgtggactcgtgTGCCAGTCTTGGATGGAGGTGTGTTCAGGTGCATTGTGCtttactattttaaggaactaaaatagactgtgcaaatGACCAGCTGCAAGCATGTCTCTGTCCAGCGCAGAGTTAGTTGTGCGACTTAAAcgtgtacacattgcttaatagacACAGGATGtatagcaatacacaaatatctttacagttttcagtttattcattacaacttgcttttgtatagttattattattaattatatgcatagttatatttgttttattaaaaacaagtttagatttgtccacctgtcgggttttgcaCCATATGGGGCAAAAGAATAGGATAGAACTCAGtgttttgaccacactttattatcattgttcatttatttgtttgctggaaattagaactgaatttagaaatagttttaaaacaaagtttttgcacttaactaacaaaattaaatatgtaggctgatggatgtcttagTGGAGcacgtacaacactgtttccttatccacaaaagtgaagaagtgaagagaaagagaaagtaaagaggcagaatAAAGGAGACTCATTCTTCATCCTCGCGCtccagatggtctgtttaactgttttcttgctagtgaagcgttcagtttttccacttacaaagtccgccatgcaAATAGCAAGTGCGCCATGGTGTGACGCAACTCACTCTTAAAGGGAGTGGGAGATGAGActagtttaatgcatgttatgctcaaaacacacccataactcatgaaAAGAATAAGGACAACActattagaccatgcgccgcagcGCAAAAGCGTATTTTTCCTTCCTTGAAATAGCAtcagtggattcggacacgcccttaatgctctTGCGACATGCGCTGTAGTCTTTGTGCCTACACAGTAAATTTGAAATCCGGAAATTAACACCAATAgagttaatttcaacactttaaaAGTGTATATATGGGAACCACCCGCAAAGTGTTaattcaacactttcaaaagtgttgcCTCTTTAACACCAaaacagtgtaaaattattaacaCTATAAGAGTGAAGTATTAACACCAATgcagataataacaacaacactgcTACAGTGTTGCCTCTTTTAACACCAACACAGTGTCAAAATATTAACACTATAAGAGTGAAGTATTAACACCAACGCAGATAACAACAACACTGCTACAGAGCTAGGAGGAACTTTGTTGCAAACTCTGACAGAGTTAAAATCCTACACTGTTCAGGAGTGAACActgttcaaaaaaataaataataaataaatcacaatctaTTCAAGCTTATAGGAATCAAACATTACATTACTTAAATGTTGACAGTACTATTTaagaaatgttacttttttatggaTAACTATATTAAGGCttctaaatttttttatttaaaaataataaattcactgtGAAGAAAACACATCTTACTACATTACTCTTTCAAAATTTTATTCCAACATGGAACACCAAGCCACCAATAAAATTACTTTACAAGTAACAGtccaaaacaatataaaatgaaCTGTCATTGCCATATGTCATTTGCAAATCAAATGGCTTGTAGTAAAAcaattgttctgtttttttgAGAACAAGGCTGTGCTCTTGTGCAAAAACCCTGAAAGCATGGAGATGTTCAACAAACTCTGATTCCATACATGAGACCAAAAAATAAACTCCATCCTTGATCAAAATTTGAACAATCTTTCCAAAGACTGGTACATCCTCAACCAAATCTAAGCAAACAACAAGATTTTTTCGATACTCCGTACCATGACACTTTACCCAAGGAGTGATAGTTACTTCACTAGAGAGATCAATGTTGAGTTGCTCTGAAATAAAATCACACTTTTCAAGATCAGACAACAACTCATTTGAAACAGGACCAGATTCAATACCCCTCGATGTACAGGATTCCCAGTAATAGGCTATTGCCAGCTGGTGTTTTTTTGCAAGCGATTTGGTGAGGTTTTtgaagttttttaaatttttcttaaaaaaccTGTGTTTTGCTTCGTACCTCATCGTCCATACATGAATCAATGGGCCAATTTGCCTGATGCATTCAGGGTAGTGAATCATAAGGTGATGCTTCGGAATCAGATTTCTAGAAGGATACAAGTCTTTGAACAACCGATGGTGCTCCACTATCAGATGCTTCAAAAATATGATCATTCCTTCAGAAATGCAATGAGAAAACACAATGTCAACAATTTGCAAGAGCAGCAACATCAAATGCCAGTGCTTATCTCCCTCTGGAACTACATCTCCAAATATGAGAGGGATGTTCCTGATGAGACACAATGTCTGACTTGCATTAAGTCCAATACTGTTTCCTGGGTGCTGAAGGTTGACCTTGGTTGGGCGGTTATTTCGGTCCAAAAAACCATAGTTGAAGGCATACAGTCTTTGAGGAATGGAATCACAAGGTATTAGACCGCAACTCATATATTCAAAAAGCAGTTTTACTTCATACTGTGCCACTCCCTCCAGAATATCATGCATAATGTCCAGCACAAAGTTCTCAGATACATTAAAGTAAGTCAAGGTGTTGAGTATAGAATTTCTTTTAATACCATAACAGGAGTTTTCATTAGGGTTGTCAGCAAGATACTTGTAATGCTTCTCATTTTGGTTTCGGTTGCGCAAAATCACCCTTGGATCATCCTCGCTAAATACTTCCTGTGCTAACACCTTGTCAGTAAGGCACAATCTGCAGTAATGTTTTGCAGAAAAAGATTCAACATAACCAAGAATACCGTTTAGACCCAGGTTATCGCCAGTAATTTGAGCAATTGTACCAAAAATGGGCTCCTCAGAAAAAGACACCTTCATTCCCTTCTGCTCAAGAACTTTAACATCATCAATCAATGGGCCAAGTATTTTGTCCATGCCATACTTTTTTCCATCTTCAGAATGAAATAAAGAAATTAGATGTATGTTCATCAAGGATGAATTTACATGTGATGGTAGGTTACGAAGCACAAAATATATACAGCCAAGTTTATGGATTCCTTGTTTAGATCCTAATGGATTAGCTGTTTCAAAATCATCATAGTAAATTTGGATCTGAAGTGCATTATTACAGATGGAGTACAATGGATGCCTTTTGTAATACTGCCCATCACAAAATTCTCTATACATGTCACTTTGCCTTTGTTCTTGAATCAGTTTACATACTTCCTCATTTCTAAAAATGAACTCCAGAGTTTTGAGCAGAGGGATGTAAATAAAGGTGTCATTAACTGTTGTTTGTTCATACATTCCAGAGGTCGTATTTCTTCTTGAATCGTACCTGACTCCCAAGTGAATTTCAGTAGGTTCAACAACTCCCCATTTCTTGCTGAAATATTTTCTCCATTTAGTGTCTGTATTAAAATCTGAGAAtgaattatgaaaattattaaaaacctCTTCAACTGAACTTCTAGTTGTGCTACCAACAGGCACAACATTTAAAATGCTCTCCCTTAAGTTAGTATGGAAATCATTAACAAAATCCTCCATGCTTTCAATAACAGACaaaattaaattgtttgcaacaccaTTAGCCTGCAATTTGGCAATTATGGATGCACACATTTCCCTTGAACTATCCCTTGAAAGAGAAGAACATTCAACCACTTGAGCATCATTATCTGTCATTTGCTCTGTGTCAGACACAAGTGCTTCGTCAGGATTTGGAGCATGCTGATTTTGAATAGATATGTTACCACTGCTTGATGCCACACCCCTAAAATGAAATCtggttaaatgttttttaaaccctGCATAACTTTTGAATTGTAGGAAGCAACCATCCTGAGCACAAACCAACTCAAACTTCTTGCCAGGATACAAACTATGAACAAGTTTAAGGTGCCGAATTAATTTTACAGTTGTAGCAAACAGTGATTTACAGATGTAGCATCTAAACATCATTCAGTAATTTAGCTCTGAGCTCCTTCACCCTTGGGGTTTCACTTGTGCTGCCAACATCAATTCTGTACACTGTGGTCTGGAGAAATGTGAACAAACCTTTAAGTGGAGGATCATAACTGATACTGAACACAAAATGGACCTTGAACAGTTCATCGATTGCCGCTAGTGAAGAGGATTCTTGACATGGGATGAGCTTTTTGTCAAGCACAATGAAGAACTGACTGATGGCTTCCTTGCTGCTTCCTATGGCAAGAATGTAAGGTTGACGATTGTCTTCTGTCTCGAGGTGTTCCTGAATACTCCGGCATGCctgattgaggaaaaaaaaaggcaaattaaGCATTATCAGTTAACATTATGACTACAAAGTCAACATTAAATTGATTTTGCAATATTGCAAAAGCTGTGacttaaatgtgtcattttgtcAGGGAAGCAATTCTGTGATCAGTTGTAAATCTCTGAGGCTCTCACAGGTTAAGtccaaataaaacaaagaaatgaaaTCCCTAGAGGTTACTTAATAAACAGAACATATAACCCTGATGTTTTAGATTTAGAACTGATTATAGAACCGGCTTTACTGGCAATATGTGCATCTTACAGTCATAGTTTGAGTCTGTTTAGCTCAATTGAACACTAAGATCAAAAGACACAGAAAATGATACAAGCGCCAACAAGCTTAATTCCAGTTTAGGTTTAGAAAATTTGATAAATCAAGCACTTCATATTACACTTATCTCATAGTGTATTATCAACTGGAGAAGTTAATGCATTAATTGAAGGTATAATGTCTACAGCTCTTGTATCATCACCAGTTACCTACCTTTTGAAAAACCACCAGATGGTCAATTGCCTGTGAGATGCTCATCTTCTGGATTTTCTTTCTTCCAGAAACTTGGGGCGACAAAAAATGCAGAAGTAGAAGAAAGGATGATATGTCACTGTCCCACTCTGAAAAAGACAAGTAAAAAGTTAAACATAGAcagtaaaataacattcaaaaGATTTTCACTGCACCATTACATCAGTTACATCTGTACCTGGGAAATCCTCTGCCTCGCTGCTTTCTTTGTTCTGTTTGGCAGATGACAGCAATCTTTTCAGCAGTGGAGTGGATGTCAAGGTTTCTGCTAGCTTGATAATCTTTGACTTGAAAACTGTTGGCCACCTTTCCAAGAGTCTGGAAGCCGTTTCTGACCCGAACAGGAGTGTAAAGTCCTGGAGAATCTGAGAAATCAGAAGAAAACATTCCAttactataaaatattacaaGCTAAATGTGATGGTCACTATTTCACCACATCTGTGAAactaacatttcaattaaatttttttatatttataaataaaatatatttaaaaagacaatTCATACCAATCCTTTCGTATCCAGAAATCGAGGAAAAACAGAGAGAATAGTGGTGGATTTCTCTGGATCACGCACAAGACGTtgtctgtatttaaatgttgCCCTCATCTTCTGCATGATGACCTCACGGTCGCTTGTATGATTCATCAGAGAGATGGCCTCTAGACTTTGATCACTGTCCAGCTGATCTTCAGGGTGACACAGCTGTCGGTCAAGCAAAGGACCCCCCTTTTCCTCTGTTTTAGGATCATCTTTATTTCCAGAAGGTTTTGTCCCCCTTTGTACGGTTTTGAGTCGCCACGACAAGAATCCAGAGTTTTTCTGGCCATCATAAAAATGTTCCTGacattaataaattcaaaaattaataaattcaaaatgaCACAAATTCAGATTCAACATTTAACActccattaatatatatatatatatatatatatatatatatatatatatatatatatatatatatatatatatatatatatatatataatgatcttCTGACGACAGACAAGAACTTACATATCCAGTCCTCCCTTGGGGATCTCTGAGTGAGGGAAACAAGGTGATAATTCCCAAACCATACTTCTGTTTGGTAAGGCGGTGTGGAACTCTCCTGAAGAACAGGAGTACTCAATGTTACTTAACATTGATGAGAATtaacaaatgttattaaaatttgttcaattaaatgtttaaaagattAGCACTATTACATTTCTAGCACTCAACTTCACACTATACAATTTATAATctatatagtagtcaacatttgatgtgcatcaaaaaatgttttttaaaattgtccTTTGACAAGAATGGGTGT
This portion of the Danio rerio strain Tuebingen ecotype United States chromosome 3, GRCz12tu, whole genome shotgun sequence genome encodes:
- the crb3a gene encoding protein crumbs homolog 3a precursor, yielding MIQQVGLLAGSFLLLLVRNVSAQGENSTMSSFTTSSPESTGPNIVAIVVPTVVLGLLAILTAVLVFLFCVVKKKRQTEGTYRPSAEEQTGARSVEAPDALKLPKEERLI
- the LOC793338 gene encoding uncharacterized protein isoform X2 translates to MLVKAQYRNQKKFIKIPEACFDLFLAEVKEKFSLPQDLVITVTDETGTEVDEDVFPDLMSTSGLLLVINALNDSGPSTPQSSASFDTDTLSLTSKSSEDSDWFSPKRFRKDEDEASQNSQARDLIKQILETRPGGANVLREYEDTGTINDETRKVMVNILVAHMMETEGRVPHRLTKQKYGLGIITLFPSLRDPQGRTGYEHFYDGQKNSGFLSWRLKTVQRGTKPSGNKDDPKTEEKGGPLLDRQLCHPEDQLDSDQSLEAISLMNHTSDREVIMQKMRATFKYRQRLVRDPEKSTTILSVFPRFLDTKGLILQDFTLLFGSETASRLLERWPTVFKSKIIKLAETLTSTPLLKRLLSSAKQNKESSEAEDFPEWDSDISSFLLLLHFLSPQVSGRKKIQKMSISQAIDHLVVFQKACRSIQEHLETEDNRQPYILAIGSSKEAISQFFIVLDKKLIPCQESSSLAAIDELFKVHFVFSISYDPPLKGLFTFLQTTVYRIDVGSTSETPRVKELRAKLLNDV
- the LOC793338 gene encoding uncharacterized protein isoform X1, producing the protein MCLFLSTPRASPEVKTMLVKAQYRNQKKFIKIPEACFDLFLAEVKEKFSLPQDLVITVTDETGTEVDEDVFPDLMSTSGLLLVINALNDSGPSTPQSSASFDTDTLSLTSKSSEDSDWFSPKRFRKDEDEASQNSQARDLIKQILETRPGGANVLREYEDTGTINDETRKVMVNILVAHMMETEGRVPHRLTKQKYGLGIITLFPSLRDPQGRTGYEHFYDGQKNSGFLSWRLKTVQRGTKPSGNKDDPKTEEKGGPLLDRQLCHPEDQLDSDQSLEAISLMNHTSDREVIMQKMRATFKYRQRLVRDPEKSTTILSVFPRFLDTKGLILQDFTLLFGSETASRLLERWPTVFKSKIIKLAETLTSTPLLKRLLSSAKQNKESSEAEDFPEWDSDISSFLLLLHFLSPQVSGRKKIQKMSISQAIDHLVVFQKACRSIQEHLETEDNRQPYILAIGSSKEAISQFFIVLDKKLIPCQESSSLAAIDELFKVHFVFSISYDPPLKGLFTFLQTTVYRIDVGSTSETPRVKELRAKLLNDV